A portion of the Paenibacillus hamazuiensis genome contains these proteins:
- a CDS encoding ATPase, T2SS/T4P/T4SS family, which translates to MSGKFHIAQFHGTKEEMRQERAAAEVMAESGAADLTAAGNASSAVRSTAAVPARYVSAEAGKPSFADICRIFKENSDREFARRAQAQKRMAGGDAGKPAVDEADAFVELENRAIIGVPETVTTIMEQIQTFVDNHGYQDADFPEHYRDLHLFAREEQRSYLNITHAIFHEIYGFKALACWQKYPDSYAAQIIGTAIWIHTGGRHVRMPFAFSSVQEVEKMIRSLTRQKEDAIVNLYNTVLEIDLYTGERVTLTVRPDVRHDVVTLRRFLIGRVTVDDLGDERRRTIPQEAVPLIKALSKTHCNVIIVGPPGTGKSTSLKALLAERADHYTGAIVEKHYELAASRDFPEKKLIERVTRESTFHHAMDQVLRFDVDYAIIGEVRRVEAEGAMLACERLMKGFGSTFHTWKPETIPSQFARMIVSQNPGARFEEEEKRVAENIDIVIEQSQDATRTKKRFKSVREMRYNRLTGEISTHELMRWNADTDTWSYRADLSGGLLREMRDIDRYWADIAVSTLERLEAMSPIPPEEGVIVYNPAEADPQYRIARSLERLERLMRPERAEQGSG; encoded by the coding sequence ATGAGCGGCAAATTTCATATCGCCCAGTTTCATGGGACAAAGGAGGAGATGAGGCAGGAAAGGGCGGCAGCCGAAGTCATGGCCGAATCCGGCGCTGCGGACCTTACCGCAGCCGGAAACGCCTCGTCTGCGGTAAGGTCTACTGCCGCCGTTCCTGCAAGGTACGTCTCCGCTGAGGCGGGGAAGCCGTCCTTTGCGGACATTTGCCGCATATTCAAAGAAAACAGCGACCGCGAATTTGCCCGGCGCGCTCAGGCACAGAAGCGCATGGCGGGAGGAGATGCGGGCAAACCCGCCGTCGACGAGGCGGACGCGTTCGTGGAGTTGGAAAACCGCGCGATCATCGGCGTGCCGGAGACGGTGACGACGATCATGGAGCAGATCCAAACATTCGTCGATAACCACGGATACCAGGACGCCGATTTTCCCGAGCATTACCGGGATTTGCATCTGTTCGCGCGGGAGGAGCAGCGGTCGTATCTCAATATCACGCATGCGATTTTTCATGAAATATACGGCTTCAAGGCGCTGGCCTGCTGGCAAAAATACCCTGACAGCTACGCCGCGCAAATCATCGGCACGGCGATCTGGATTCATACCGGCGGGCGCCATGTACGGATGCCGTTCGCTTTTTCCTCCGTGCAGGAGGTGGAAAAAATGATTCGCTCCCTCACGCGGCAGAAGGAGGATGCGATCGTCAACCTGTACAACACGGTGCTCGAGATCGATTTGTACACCGGGGAGCGGGTGACGCTGACCGTGCGTCCCGACGTGAGGCACGATGTCGTGACGCTGCGGCGGTTTCTGATCGGCCGCGTTACCGTGGACGATCTGGGCGACGAGCGGCGGCGCACGATTCCTCAGGAGGCGGTGCCGCTGATCAAGGCGCTGTCGAAGACCCATTGCAATGTGATCATTGTCGGCCCGCCGGGAACCGGCAAATCCACGAGCCTGAAGGCGCTGCTGGCGGAGCGGGCGGACCATTACACCGGAGCGATCGTCGAAAAGCATTACGAGCTGGCGGCAAGCCGCGATTTTCCCGAGAAAAAGCTGATCGAGCGGGTGACCCGCGAAAGCACGTTTCACCATGCGATGGATCAGGTGCTTCGCTTTGACGTCGATTATGCGATTATCGGGGAAGTGCGGCGGGTCGAAGCGGAGGGCGCGATGCTTGCCTGCGAGCGGCTGATGAAAGGGTTCGGCAGCACGTTTCATACGTGGAAGCCGGAGACGATTCCGTCCCAGTTCGCGAGGATGATCGTAAGCCAAAACCCGGGTGCCCGGTTCGAAGAGGAGGAGAAACGGGTCGCGGAAAATATCGACATCGTCATCGAGCAGAGCCAGGACGCGACGCGGACGAAAAAAAGGTTCAAGAGCGTGCGGGAAATGCGGTATAACCGGCTGACCGGGGAGATCAGCACGCATGAGCTGATGCGCTGGAACGCGGATACGGACACATGGAGCTACCGGGCCGATTTGAGCGGCGGTTTGCTGCGGGAGATGCGCGACATCGACCGCTATTGGGCCGATATCGCCGTCAGCACGCTGGAGCGGCTTGAGGCGATGTCGCCGATTCCGCCGGAGGAAGGCGTGATCGTGTACAATCCCGCGGAGGCCGATCCGCAGTACCGGATCGCCCGGTCGCTGGAGCGTCTCGAACGGCTGATGCGGCCGGAACGGGCGGAACAGGGGAGCGGATAA
- a CDS encoding serine/threonine protein kinase, which yields MPRLQPGAVLAGRYRMVRVLGVGGMSTVYLADDLKLKGKRWAVKEQRHDARDLGRIKAEAEMLVRLDHVHLPHIVDFFPPDADGCSYLVMDYIEGMTLLEWFERCGRQAPAEQVAAYALQLCELLHYLHEGRREAIVYRDLKPSNVMIDGSGHVKLVDFGIARSYKADSAADTMQIGTIGFAAPEQFKGAQTDARSDLYSLGAMMYFLLSGGQHYYTARKSLRHLKPSLPEALCAAVDKLLREDPAERFQSAREAKRALERWRPGPGGSDPASRAAPAEAAAAPKLIVVGALYAGAGATFTAVALSKALAAGTGGCAVIERSAGEPELFAQLFGEKRAPGGYSFYTDEDGGAGPVWEEDGIAWYPARPDAGERPEWGAERRLRLFYRMKKPFIVADIGTDWLSPEAKELIEEADAALAVFDPLVYKLESPEAALRLSEIRSLREAGKPVHYIANKAVRTGGRSEWLSLMPEPASCVLPAIDFAAVVEACWQGELVHDKPEISRRLAAALRPLTALWLTPNSGGKPIWPRWAGIPRLYGKMVRSRT from the coding sequence ATGCCGCGATTGCAGCCGGGTGCCGTGCTGGCCGGGCGGTATCGAATGGTTCGCGTGCTCGGCGTCGGCGGCATGAGCACGGTATATTTGGCGGACGACCTGAAACTGAAGGGCAAGCGCTGGGCCGTGAAGGAGCAGCGGCATGACGCGAGGGATCTCGGCCGCATCAAGGCCGAAGCGGAGATGCTGGTCCGCCTCGATCATGTTCATCTGCCGCATATTGTCGACTTTTTTCCGCCGGATGCGGACGGATGCAGCTACCTGGTGATGGACTATATCGAGGGCATGACGCTGCTGGAATGGTTTGAGCGCTGCGGGAGGCAAGCGCCGGCGGAGCAGGTCGCCGCTTATGCTTTGCAGCTGTGTGAGCTGCTGCATTACTTGCATGAAGGGCGGCGCGAAGCGATCGTATATCGCGATTTGAAGCCGTCCAACGTCATGATTGACGGCAGCGGCCACGTCAAGCTGGTCGATTTCGGCATTGCCCGCAGCTACAAGGCGGACTCCGCCGCCGACACGATGCAGATCGGGACGATCGGCTTCGCCGCTCCCGAGCAGTTCAAGGGCGCGCAGACGGATGCGCGATCGGATCTGTATTCGCTTGGGGCGATGATGTACTTCCTGCTCAGCGGCGGACAGCACTATTACACGGCGCGCAAGAGCTTGAGGCATCTGAAGCCTTCGCTGCCGGAAGCGCTGTGCGCCGCCGTGGACAAGCTGCTGCGCGAGGATCCGGCCGAGCGGTTTCAGAGCGCGCGCGAAGCGAAGCGGGCGCTGGAGCGTTGGCGGCCGGGACCTGGCGGAAGCGATCCGGCGAGCCGCGCCGCACCCGCGGAGGCTGCGGCGGCGCCGAAGCTGATCGTCGTCGGCGCATTGTACGCAGGCGCGGGGGCGACGTTCACCGCCGTCGCGCTGTCCAAGGCGCTGGCGGCGGGGACCGGCGGCTGCGCGGTAATCGAGCGGAGCGCCGGCGAGCCCGAGCTGTTTGCGCAGCTGTTCGGGGAGAAACGCGCCCCTGGCGGCTACAGCTTTTATACCGACGAAGACGGAGGCGCGGGGCCGGTGTGGGAGGAGGACGGCATCGCCTGGTATCCGGCTCGTCCTGATGCGGGAGAGCGACCGGAGTGGGGCGCGGAGCGGCGTTTGCGGCTGTTTTACCGGATGAAGAAGCCGTTCATCGTGGCCGACATCGGCACGGACTGGCTGTCTCCGGAAGCCAAAGAGCTGATCGAAGAGGCGGATGCGGCGCTGGCGGTGTTCGACCCGCTTGTGTACAAGCTCGAGTCGCCCGAAGCCGCATTGCGGCTGAGCGAAATCCGCAGCCTGCGCGAGGCGGGGAAGCCGGTGCATTACATCGCCAACAAAGCGGTTCGCACCGGCGGGCGAAGCGAATGGCTTTCGCTCATGCCGGAGCCTGCTTCGTGCGTGCTGCCGGCGATCGATTTTGCCGCGGTCGTCGAGGCTTGCTGGCAGGGTGAGCTTGTTCACGACAAGCCGGAAATAAGCCGCCGGCTGGCTGCAGCCCTGCGGCCCTTGACGGCGCTCTGGCTGACGCCCAATTCGGGAGGAAAGCCGATCTGGCCGCGCTGGGCGGGCATTCCCCGGCTGTACGGGAAAATGGTGCGAAGCCGAACGTAA
- a CDS encoding S-layer homology domain-containing protein gives MKPNIATWYLKIAACFALLPILLLITRTVFAKPELSDISGHWAEPLIMQAVRQGYASGYPDGTFAPDRAASKAEFAAMLVQALYIPVVRTDEDGEDGAWFRPYIRSLADLGLYLPGEVDEQSWTDSMSRVEMARLAVRAARLGGAAANGPGAAAETYVAAEGAETPTAAGALNEHGAAAPLSLSKTADTAEDNAADEWIRASVRLGILEETSANGGMAPGQAVTRAQAVAVIERLLRLDGRSASAFQGGS, from the coding sequence ATGAAGCCGAACATCGCCACATGGTATTTGAAGATCGCCGCCTGTTTCGCTCTTTTGCCGATCTTGCTGCTTATAACGCGTACCGTTTTCGCCAAACCGGAGCTGTCCGACATAAGCGGCCACTGGGCCGAACCGCTGATCATGCAGGCTGTCCGGCAGGGCTACGCCTCCGGTTATCCGGACGGCACCTTCGCCCCCGATCGCGCCGCCAGCAAGGCCGAATTCGCGGCGATGCTCGTCCAAGCGCTGTATATTCCGGTCGTGCGGACGGACGAAGACGGGGAGGACGGCGCATGGTTTCGGCCTTACATCCGTTCGTTGGCCGATCTGGGTTTGTACCTGCCCGGCGAAGTGGACGAACAAAGCTGGACGGACAGCATGTCCCGGGTGGAGATGGCGCGTCTTGCGGTTAGAGCCGCCCGCCTCGGAGGTGCGGCTGCGAACGGCCCCGGTGCGGCGGCGGAGACATATGTTGCAGCGGAAGGGGCGGAGACGCCGACTGCAGCGGGAGCCTTGAATGAACATGGTGCGGCAGCCCCCCTAAGCCTCAGCAAAACCGCGGATACGGCGGAAGACAATGCCGCGGATGAATGGATACGCGCCTCCGTCCGGCTCGGCATTTTGGAGGAAACCTCAGCAAACGGAGGTATGGCGCCGGGCCAGGCCGTTACCCGAGCTCAGGCGGTCGCCGTCATCGAGCGGCTGCTTCGCCTGGACGGGAGATCTGCTTCTGCTTTCCAGGGCGGCAGTTAA
- a CDS encoding SAF domain-containing protein → MVYRLRQAAYYMLILLLCLSGPAVLAAWKWFVEPNWGTADAVVALKAVERGARLAETDVKLMKIRKETRVDGAVTRLSEALGKETTRSIRAGEQLTPEMINTKHLVPGKDEWNMPLPADWIFGKPPGSLLRGDRISLLLIDKEDAGKAEGRADVSPDKLERTNIPLEAEAKLQNMTVSYAKGTNNQEIAPSEDRKKPSGAVSSIEVIATDEQKEIIRRYGMKGYRFLIVYR, encoded by the coding sequence ATGGTTTACCGGTTGAGACAAGCCGCCTATTACATGCTTATTTTGCTCCTCTGCTTGTCCGGTCCGGCGGTGTTGGCCGCCTGGAAATGGTTTGTCGAGCCCAATTGGGGGACGGCGGATGCGGTTGTTGCGCTGAAGGCGGTGGAACGCGGCGCCAGGCTGGCGGAAACGGATGTCAAGCTGATGAAAATCCGCAAGGAAACACGCGTGGACGGAGCGGTGACAAGGTTGTCCGAGGCGCTTGGGAAAGAGACGACAAGATCGATTCGCGCCGGCGAGCAGTTAACTCCCGAGATGATCAATACGAAGCATCTGGTGCCGGGCAAAGACGAATGGAATATGCCGCTGCCGGCGGACTGGATATTTGGCAAGCCGCCGGGCAGCCTGCTGCGCGGGGACCGGATTTCGCTGCTGCTGATCGACAAGGAGGATGCCGGGAAAGCGGAAGGAAGAGCCGACGTTTCTCCGGACAAGCTGGAGCGGACGAACATTCCGCTGGAGGCGGAGGCCAAGCTGCAAAACATGACGGTCAGTTATGCGAAAGGAACGAACAATCAGGAGATCGCCCCTTCGGAGGATCGGAAAAAGCCGTCCGGCGCCGTCAGCTCGATCGAGGTCATCGCCACCGACGAGCAGAAGGAGATCATTCGCCGGTACGGCATGAAGGGATACCGTTTTCTTATAGTATACCGATAA
- a CDS encoding ATP-binding protein: MRSFWKRVPVLPAAFCGIGIVLAVTDLFVLLLKRSSTAVHPLEPAIALLLIAIFGALPYVCFRLNERSDRTVCRLRTENLMLLHSIADGACGIDAKRNAIFWNEAAENMTGYSTEDVLGRPIHELLQPTKADNPPRPAEENGLYRAICSEDYRVLPKELFLRKDGTLVPVECRVIPVTEPHTRQILGTVVTFRDITDKKKTEELLAKAERLSVVGQLAAGVAHEIRNPLTALKGFSQLLRTKKETPPDYVDIMLGELERIEFIVNEFLFVANPRIVDFRPKRLAAVLESTLVLMEPEALLYNVEFRFFPAAELPDIWMDEGRLKQVFVHVLKNAIEAMPSGGVVTVALQKDAKEEAIKIRFQDEGVGMDKSRIEKLGEPVYTTKEKGTGLGLMVSIKIIEAHRGHLLIHSKPGIGTTVEITLPAEAPPELTQRFNRA; encoded by the coding sequence ATGAGATCGTTTTGGAAGCGGGTGCCAGTTTTGCCGGCTGCCTTTTGCGGCATCGGCATCGTTTTGGCCGTAACGGACCTCTTCGTATTGCTCCTGAAGCGTAGTTCCACTGCCGTACATCCTCTCGAACCGGCCATCGCACTTTTGCTGATCGCCATATTCGGCGCGCTGCCGTATGTTTGTTTTCGGCTTAACGAGCGGAGCGATCGCACGGTCTGCCGGCTGCGCACGGAAAATTTAATGCTGCTTCATTCCATCGCCGACGGAGCATGCGGAATCGATGCGAAGCGGAATGCGATTTTTTGGAATGAAGCTGCCGAAAACATGACCGGCTACAGCACGGAAGATGTGCTCGGCAGGCCGATTCACGAATTGCTCCAGCCTACGAAAGCGGACAATCCCCCCCGTCCCGCAGAGGAAAATGGGCTGTACCGCGCTATTTGCAGCGAGGACTACCGCGTTTTGCCAAAAGAGCTGTTTTTGCGTAAGGACGGCACTCTGGTTCCCGTCGAATGCAGGGTCATTCCCGTGACAGAGCCGCACACCCGCCAAATTCTCGGCACCGTCGTTACGTTCCGGGATATTACCGACAAAAAGAAAACCGAAGAGCTGCTCGCCAAGGCGGAACGACTCTCCGTCGTCGGTCAGCTCGCCGCTGGCGTCGCCCACGAAATCCGCAACCCGCTCACGGCGTTAAAAGGATTTTCCCAGCTGCTGCGCACCAAAAAAGAAACACCCCCGGATTACGTCGATATTATGCTGGGGGAGCTGGAAAGAATCGAGTTTATCGTGAACGAATTTTTATTCGTGGCCAACCCGCGAATCGTCGATTTTCGCCCGAAAAGATTGGCCGCCGTTCTGGAGAGCACACTTGTGCTGATGGAGCCGGAAGCGCTGCTTTATAACGTGGAGTTTCGTTTTTTTCCGGCCGCGGAACTGCCTGACATTTGGATGGATGAAGGACGTTTGAAGCAGGTGTTCGTTCATGTTTTGAAAAATGCGATCGAGGCGATGCCTTCCGGCGGGGTCGTTACGGTTGCGCTGCAGAAGGATGCCAAGGAGGAGGCGATTAAAATCCGTTTTCAGGACGAGGGCGTCGGGATGGACAAGAGCAGAATCGAGAAGCTGGGAGAGCCTGTCTATACGACCAAGGAGAAAGGAACGGGCCTCGGCTTGATGGTCAGCATCAAAATCATCGAAGCCCACCGCGGCCATCTCTTGATCCACAGCAAACCCGGCATCGGGACGACGGTAGAGATCACGCTGCCGGCGGAGGCTCCGCCGGAGCTTACGCAGCGATTTAATCGAGCCTGA